From one Streptomyces sp. NBC_00539 genomic stretch:
- a CDS encoding 3-keto-5-aminohexanoate cleavage protein, protein MIQACLNGPRTRREHDGVPLTPQQLAAQAAAVSAEGASSIHMHPRNRAGRESLEGSDVTEAVGAVRAACRLPVGVSTGLWITGGDVTRRLEQVARWQEVGNPPDFVSLNVSEPGFDAMACVLSDMGIGIEAGVWSVADAHLLLDGPWAGSCVRILVEVIGMPRQTALHEADRILSVLQEAALSVPALLHGEGDSTWPVLEKALSASLETRVGLEDVLVDADGAPVRDNAHLMRLAVGLSVNAPGSRPGPASDGAGY, encoded by the coding sequence GTGATCCAGGCATGTCTCAACGGCCCTCGTACCCGTCGCGAGCACGACGGCGTTCCTCTCACCCCACAGCAGCTGGCCGCGCAAGCGGCCGCGGTGTCGGCCGAAGGTGCAAGCAGCATCCACATGCACCCCAGGAACAGAGCAGGACGCGAAAGCCTCGAAGGCAGCGATGTCACGGAAGCCGTCGGCGCGGTGCGCGCGGCATGCCGGTTGCCCGTGGGAGTTTCGACTGGATTGTGGATCACAGGCGGAGATGTGACTCGGCGGCTGGAGCAGGTCGCGCGGTGGCAGGAAGTGGGAAATCCGCCGGATTTCGTATCCCTCAACGTGAGCGAGCCGGGCTTCGACGCGATGGCCTGCGTGCTCAGTGACATGGGCATCGGTATCGAGGCTGGTGTTTGGTCGGTGGCCGACGCACACCTCCTCCTCGACGGTCCTTGGGCGGGCTCGTGTGTCCGCATTCTGGTGGAGGTCATCGGCATGCCACGACAGACGGCGCTACATGAGGCCGACCGGATCCTGTCAGTGCTGCAGGAAGCCGCCCTGAGCGTTCCCGCGCTGCTGCATGGCGAGGGGGACAGTACGTGGCCCGTGCTGGAGAAGGCCTTGTCAGCGAGTTTGGAGACCCGCGTGGGGTTGGAGGATGTGCTGGTGGATGCCGACGGCGCCCCGGTACGTGACAACGCCCATCTGATGCGGCTCGCTGTCGGCCTCAGTGTCAACGCACCGGGGAGCCGGCCCGGCCCCGCGTCGGACGGCGCCGGCTACTGA
- a CDS encoding NAD(P)-dependent oxidoreductase, which translates to MNERQHHTTRQHSAVTVIGLGPMGQAMTRTLLTAGHPVTVWNRTASRADGVVADGATLAATPGEAVEASDLVILSLTDYQAMYDILDSATASLAGRTLVNLSSDTPDRSRQAATWAAGHHAAFLTGGVMVPAPMVGTEAAHVYYSGRGQVLESHLAALTLLGTPKHLGEDPGLAQMMYQAQLAVFLTTLSGLMHATAMLGTAGMTAREALPELLASADSIGDILRAGEETPGTALDAGKHPGDLSTVTMMGATSDHIVETSTSLGLDLALPLAVQAHYRRAIENGHGSDNWTRIIDSIRGPR; encoded by the coding sequence GTGAACGAACGACAGCACCACACCACCAGGCAACACAGCGCCGTCACCGTGATCGGGCTCGGCCCGATGGGCCAGGCGATGACCCGCACCCTCCTCACCGCCGGCCACCCGGTCACCGTCTGGAACCGCACCGCCAGCCGGGCCGACGGCGTCGTCGCCGACGGAGCAACGCTCGCGGCGACACCCGGCGAAGCGGTCGAAGCGAGCGACCTCGTGATCCTCAGCCTCACCGACTACCAGGCGATGTACGACATCCTCGACAGCGCCACCGCATCGCTCGCCGGCCGGACGCTGGTCAACCTGAGCTCCGATACTCCTGACCGCTCACGCCAGGCGGCGACCTGGGCGGCGGGTCACCACGCCGCCTTCCTCACCGGAGGTGTCATGGTCCCCGCGCCGATGGTCGGCACGGAGGCAGCCCATGTCTACTACAGCGGCCGCGGCCAAGTGCTGGAGAGCCACCTGGCGGCGCTGACACTGCTGGGAACACCAAAGCATCTGGGCGAAGACCCGGGCCTCGCCCAGATGATGTATCAAGCCCAACTCGCCGTGTTCCTCACCACCTTGTCCGGACTGATGCACGCCACCGCGATGCTGGGTACCGCAGGAATGACGGCCAGGGAAGCGCTGCCGGAGTTGCTCGCCTCCGCTGACTCGATCGGCGACATCCTGAGGGCTGGTGAAGAGACCCCCGGCACCGCACTGGATGCCGGAAAACATCCCGGCGACCTCAGCACGGTCACCATGATGGGCGCGACGTCCGACCACATCGTCGAGACGAGCACGTCACTCGGCCTCGACCTCGCGCTCCCCCTGGCCGTGCAGGCCCACTACCGGCGCGCGATCGAGAACGGACACGGCAGCGACAACTGGACCCGCATCATCGACAGCATCCGAGGACCGCGCTGA
- a CDS encoding esterase/lipase family protein: MSTPVVNILDRLSPERAVLPKAASWDDRWSLAGGTAWVYYSRPGQTKVRRPVILADGFAMGPSDPDVLWNGLENGRFPFVTKLREQGYDLVLLGFDERSASVIDNADTAIDCIKKTIANREGSASLTVGGFSMGGLVTRYALAKMGNEHQTSTYISYDTPHQGAWLPIAVQGFAHFVKEHWGSANELMRHFSTLVNSPAARQLLRWHIATPSATAGQDQARTDFITALEEVGYWPAGVRRFGVANGSGTGAGNGIPAGTPAMSSSGPVLGGTTLNTQATGAQTVARLQKAGSEPVLVRTDGLPDIDGAPGGLFPEAELLPGNFAIAAMLAMLLDGEPAQLAHPTSTFVPTISAVAAGDIDNRDALYSKIDPTNSELDDFLCADGNEGHTVMTERLGRWILDHLPTE, encoded by the coding sequence ATGTCCACGCCTGTTGTCAACATCCTGGACCGCCTCTCTCCGGAGCGCGCGGTCCTGCCGAAGGCTGCCTCGTGGGACGACCGCTGGTCGCTGGCCGGAGGGACCGCCTGGGTCTACTACAGCCGGCCCGGCCAGACGAAGGTTCGACGGCCGGTGATCCTCGCCGACGGCTTCGCCATGGGCCCGAGCGACCCGGACGTGCTGTGGAACGGCCTGGAGAACGGCCGTTTCCCCTTCGTGACCAAGCTGCGGGAGCAGGGCTACGACCTCGTCCTCCTCGGCTTCGACGAGCGGTCGGCGTCCGTCATCGACAACGCCGACACCGCGATCGACTGCATCAAGAAGACGATCGCGAACCGGGAAGGCTCCGCCAGCCTGACGGTCGGCGGCTTCAGCATGGGGGGACTGGTCACCCGCTACGCCCTGGCCAAGATGGGCAACGAGCACCAGACCTCCACCTACATCTCCTACGACACCCCCCACCAGGGCGCGTGGCTGCCCATCGCCGTCCAAGGCTTCGCGCACTTCGTCAAGGAACACTGGGGCAGCGCCAACGAGCTGATGCGCCACTTCTCCACCCTGGTCAACAGCCCGGCCGCGCGCCAGCTGCTGCGCTGGCACATCGCCACCCCCAGCGCCACCGCGGGCCAGGACCAGGCGCGCACCGACTTCATCACCGCGCTGGAAGAAGTCGGCTACTGGCCGGCCGGGGTGCGCCGGTTCGGCGTCGCCAACGGCTCGGGTACCGGAGCCGGCAACGGCATCCCCGCCGGCACCCCTGCGATGAGCAGCAGCGGACCGGTACTGGGCGGCACCACGCTCAACACCCAGGCCACCGGGGCCCAGACCGTCGCCCGCCTGCAGAAGGCCGGCAGCGAGCCGGTCCTCGTCCGCACCGACGGCCTGCCGGACATCGACGGCGCCCCCGGCGGCCTCTTCCCCGAAGCCGAGCTCCTGCCCGGCAACTTCGCCATTGCCGCCATGCTGGCCATGCTGCTCGACGGCGAGCCGGCACAGCTGGCCCACCCCACCTCCACGTTCGTCCCCACCATCAGTGCCGTGGCTGCCGGCGACATCGACAACCGGGACGCCCTCTACAGCAAGATCGACCCCACCAACAGCGAGCTCGACGACTTCCTGTGCGCCGACGGCAACGAAGGACACACCGTCATGACCGAGCGCCTCGGCCGGTGGATCCTGGACCACCTCCCCACCGAGTAG
- a CDS encoding magnesium transporter CorA family protein: MIVSVVSVPEGVVTRTTLSEAREQLAGPDLLIVDIDPGEDPPSDEQPLSRLLGLPHKRWEWFGGRDEPVRAEYYEGTVGCVVPVTDGADITHMHVLADEQHLILAHHGRVALIEAFFEQLPQDRPSDGTTTVFLLLHGVVEGFRRTASRTLLEVEELEEEMFEQRRPQHVHRLAELRRRSAQLHRAFLPYAAVAEEFLTHRRMAHPELPEERAALNRAHERTVRFTMVEIESLRDETRRAADTYASLVADQQNLVINKLAIASVIFLPLSFLTGFFGMNFTYLTNAMASEQSFLALGLGMQVFALAVAIYAVLYRTHWRQLRDGGTRGDEDDELPDRSRRRRTWKRSGRSNGG, from the coding sequence ATGATCGTATCGGTGGTGTCGGTGCCGGAGGGCGTCGTCACTCGCACAACGTTGTCCGAGGCCCGGGAACAGCTCGCAGGCCCCGATCTCCTGATCGTGGACATCGACCCAGGCGAAGACCCCCCGTCCGACGAGCAGCCGCTGTCCCGCCTGTTGGGACTGCCCCACAAGCGGTGGGAGTGGTTCGGCGGGCGGGACGAACCCGTGCGGGCCGAGTACTACGAGGGCACCGTCGGCTGCGTCGTGCCGGTGACCGACGGCGCGGACATCACCCACATGCACGTCCTCGCCGACGAGCAGCACCTCATCCTGGCCCATCACGGTCGAGTGGCCCTTATCGAGGCTTTCTTCGAGCAGTTGCCGCAGGACAGGCCCTCGGACGGGACGACGACGGTGTTCCTCCTCCTGCACGGTGTGGTGGAGGGCTTTCGCCGGACCGCCTCGCGAACGCTGCTGGAGGTGGAGGAACTCGAGGAGGAGATGTTCGAGCAACGGCGGCCGCAGCACGTACATCGCTTGGCCGAGCTGCGTCGGCGCTCGGCGCAGCTGCACCGGGCCTTCCTGCCCTATGCCGCCGTCGCCGAGGAGTTCCTGACGCACCGCAGGATGGCGCACCCCGAGCTCCCGGAGGAGCGGGCGGCGCTCAACCGTGCGCACGAGCGCACCGTGCGGTTCACGATGGTGGAGATCGAGTCCCTGCGGGACGAGACCCGGCGCGCCGCCGATACGTACGCCTCCCTCGTCGCTGACCAGCAGAACCTCGTCATCAACAAGCTCGCCATCGCCTCGGTGATCTTCCTGCCGCTGTCGTTCCTGACCGGCTTCTTCGGCATGAACTTCACCTACCTGACGAACGCCATGGCGAGCGAGCAGTCCTTCTTGGCGCTGGGCCTCGGGATGCAGGTGTTCGCCCTGGCCGTGGCGATCTACGCCGTGCTGTACCGCACGCACTGGCGCCAGCTTCGCGACGGCGGTACCCGCGGGGACGAGGACGACGAGCTGCCGGACCGGTCCCGACGACGCCGGACGTGGAAGAGGTCCGGACGATCGAACGGGGGATGA
- a CDS encoding DUF2716 domain-containing protein: protein MRGTCSPRSCWKTASSSLRPGEFVYWPDWQHDGYRYDPRRVGVPGRPPTPGHGTYPNGDYSLHLTHDLRPASGIPGSRP, encoded by the coding sequence ATGAGGGGGACGTGTTCACCGAGGTCCTGTTGGAAGACGGCCTCGTCGTCGTTGCGGCCCGGGGAGTTCGTGTACTGGCCGGACTGGCAGCACGACGGCTATCGCTACGACCCCCGCCGCGTCGGTGTCCCCGGGCGCCCCCCGACCCCGGGCCACGGCACCTACCCCAACGGCGACTACTCCCTCCACCTCACCCATGACCTGCGCCCGGCTTCGGGCATCCCTGGGAGCAGACCCTGA
- a CDS encoding winged helix-turn-helix transcriptional regulator yields the protein MAKAPRRGPYICGIDAALDVVSGKWKGLILWELDAHRVRRFAELRRGLPGVSEKMLTQHLREMEEDGLVHREVYAEVPPRVEYSLTEQGRTLNHALGTLGAWGAERMRREGFEAVDVAETSHG from the coding sequence ATGGCCAAGGCGCCGAGACGCGGGCCTTACATCTGCGGCATCGACGCTGCGCTCGACGTGGTGAGCGGCAAGTGGAAGGGACTGATCCTCTGGGAACTCGATGCCCATCGCGTACGCCGCTTCGCCGAGCTCCGTCGCGGTCTGCCGGGAGTGAGCGAGAAGATGCTGACGCAGCACCTGCGTGAGATGGAGGAGGACGGTCTCGTGCACCGAGAGGTTTACGCCGAGGTACCGCCACGGGTTGAGTACTCCCTGACCGAGCAAGGGCGCACACTCAATCATGCGCTTGGGACGCTCGGCGCCTGGGGGGCTGAGCGGATGCGTCGCGAAGGCTTCGAGGCGGTCGACGTAGCCGAGACCTCACACGGGTAA